One window of Fusarium keratoplasticum isolate Fu6.1 chromosome 2, whole genome shotgun sequence genomic DNA carries:
- a CDS encoding DNA-mis-repair domain-containing protein, protein MTDVDMGGVPTIDNGISHAGTKRKAEGDPDESSAPRRIKALDPNVVNKIAAGEIIVAPVHALKELIENAVDAGATSLDVMAKDGGLKLLQITDNGCGIQKDDLAILCERHTTSKISTFEDLSSIETYGFRGEALASISHIAHLSVTTKTKDSDLAWRAHYLDGRLTAPKPGQSAEPRGVAGRPGTQITVEDLFYNVPTRRRAFRSTADEFNKIIDMVGRYAVHCKGVGFTCKKAGEASTSLSVQAHATVIDRIRQIHGSSVANELLEFATSEERWGFKAEGYATNANYSVKKTTLLLFINHRCVESTHIKKAVEQTYSNFLPKNGHPFIYLSLEIDPARVDVNVHPTKKEVHFLNEDEIIQAICEHIESKLAAVDTSRTFMTQTLLPGAKPVESTPQTEADGTPSRRTPATKRARRNSNDLVRTDTAERKITSMFVRTGPSESTASNDHAGDTSVAPEALEYEMVDRETVQCRLNSIKQLRHDVREDMHNELTEIFSSHTFVGIVDDQRRLAAIQGDVKLYLIDYGRTCFEYFYQLGLTDFGNFGTIRFGPALDLRELLRMAAQTEKNAIASPDEDFDVETLVNRVADQLIERREMLLEYFSLEISPAGELVSLPLLIKGYTPPLVKLPRFLLRLGPAVDWTEEKACFETFLRELATFYVPESLPALPGDPESLREEEIDEDLRARRQHVRHAVQHVFFPAFKARLVATKSLMQDGVLEVASLKGLYRVFERC, encoded by the exons ATGACTGATGTTGACATGGGAGGTGTCCCAACAATCGACAACGGCATTTCCCACGCCGGCACAAAAAGGAAAGCCGAAGGCGACCCCGATGAAAGCAGTGCCCCCCGAAGAATAAAG GCACTTGACCCCAATGTTGTCAATAAGATCGCCGCCGGCGAGATCATTGTGGCTCCTGTCCATgctctcaaggagctcattgAGAACGCCGTCGATGCGGGCGCTACCTCCTTGGACgtgatggccaaggatggaggcctgaagctcctccagaTCACCGACAATGGCTGCGGAATCCAG AAAGATGATTTGGCAATTCTCTGCGAGCGCCACACCACCTCAAAGATCAGCACTTTTGAGGACTTGTCCTCGATTGAAACGTATGGATTCAGAGGCGAGGCTTTGGCCAGCATCAGCCACATTGCCCACCTGTctgtcaccaccaagaccaaggactCTGACCTCGCCTGGCGGGCTCACTACCTCGACGGTAGACTGACTGCCCCAAAGCCTGGTCAGTCGGCCGAGCCAAGAGGTGTGGCGGGTCGTCCGGGCACTCAAATCACGGTTGAAGACCTGTTTTACAATGTGCCCACCCGCAGAAGGGCCTTCCGCTCTACTGCTGACGAGTTCAACAAGATTATTGATATGGTTGGTCGATACGCCGTGCACTGCAAGGGCGTTGGCTTCACCTGCAAGAAGGCAGGCGAGGCATCGACTAGTTTGTCAGTACAGGCCCACGCCACTGTCATTGACCGCATTCGCCAGATTCACGGTAGCAGTGTGGCGAATGAGCTCCTGGAGTTTGCGACTTCAGAAGAGCGCTGGGGTTTCAAGGCCGAGGGCTACGCGACCAATGCAAACTATTCTGTCAAGAAGACGACGTTActcctcttcatcaatcATCGATGTGTCGAATCAACGCATATCAAGAAGGCAGTGGAGCAGACGTATAGCAATTTCTTGCCCAAGAATGGCCACCCGTTCATCTATTTGAGCCTCGAGATCGACCCGGCTCGGGTAGACGTCAATGTCCATCCCACCAAGAAGGAAGTACACTTCCTCAATGAGGATGAGATCATCCAGGCCATCTGCGAGCATATCGAGTCGAAgttggctgctgttgatACTAGCCGGACCTTTATGACGCAGACTCTCCTTCCCGGTGCAAAGCCTGTTGAATCAACACCACAGACCGAGGCCGACGGGACCCCTAGCCGAAGAACACCGGCAACGAAAAGAGCTAGAAGAAACTCGAATGACCTGGTTAGAACCGATACTGCCGAACGGAAGATTACATCCATGTTTGTTAGGACTGGCCCGAGCGAGTCTACGGCGTCGAACGATCATGCAGGAGATACATCTGTGGCACCCGAAGCTCTGGAATATGAGATGGTGGATCGAGAGACGGTCCAATGCCGACTCAACAGTATAAAGCAGTTGAGGCACGATGTCAGAGAAGACATGCATAATGAGTTGACAGAGATCTTTTCCTCTCATACCTTTGTTGGTATCGTTGACGACCAGCGTCGACTCGCGGCGATCCAAGGAGACGTCAAGTTATATCTGATCGACTACGGCCGGACATGTTTCGAATACTTTTATCAACTTGGCTTGACAGACTTTGGTAACTTTGGCACCATCAGATTTGGCCCTGCACTGGATCTCCGTGAGCTGCTTCGAATGGCAGCTCAGACGGAGAAGAACGCCATTGCCTCGCCTGATGAGGACTTTGACGTTGAAACCCTGGTCAACCGTGTGGCAGATCAGCTCATTGAGCGTCGCGAAATGCTGCTCGAGTACTTTTCTCTGGAGATTTCCCCTGCTGGCGAACTTGTCTCATTGCCGCTTCTCATTAAGGGTTATACTCCACCCCTGGTCAAACTCCCTCGCtttctcctccgtcttggcCCTGCTGTCGATTGGACCGAGGAGAAGGCGTGTTTTGAAACCTTTCTGCGTGAATTGGCCACTTTCTACGTACCGGAATCGTTGCCAGCACTGCCGGGCGATCCAGAAAGCCTTCGCGAGGAGGAAATTGACGAAGATTTACGTGCTCGACGGCAGCATGTGAGGCACGCCGTACAGCACGTTTTCTTTCCGGCGTTCAAGGCGAGACTGGTGGCGACCAAATCACTCATGCAAGATGGAGTGCTGGAGGTTGCAAGTTTGAAGGGTTTATATCGGGTGTTTGAACGGTGCTGA
- a CDS encoding DUF202 domain-containing protein: protein MASHQNDGIDDEDLTVHACCAPLESFTRPVNVSEISEDERRPFFHWPYFGPLLVENESSDARDHCANERTFLSYLRLSIYMAIVSVAITLSFHLKTEATPLELRMAKPLGTIFWALSVMTLFAGMGNYITTVNKYSRRAAIVQIGWKTHAIFSITAVAIIGTCLILLVIAKIRNSSS from the exons ATGGCCTCCCATCAGAacgatggcatcgacgatgaggacCTCACGGTTCATGCGTGCTGCGCGCCGCTCGAGAGCTTCACCCGACCCGTCAACGTCAGTGAAATAAG CGAGGACGAGCGGAGACCCTTCTTCCACTGGCCTTACTTTGGGCCTCTGCTGGTTGAGAATGAGAGCAGTGATGCGAGGGATCACTGCGCAAACGAGAGAA CGTTCCTCTCATACCTACGCCTCTCAATCTACATGGCCATCGTATCGGTTGCCATCACCCTCTCCTTTCACCTCAAGACCGAGGCGACGCCGCTGGAGCTGCGCATGGCCAAACCCCTCGGCACCATTTTCTGGGCCCTGTCCGTCATGACCCTGTTTGCCGGCATGGGCAACTACATCA CAACTGTCAACAAGTATAGCCGTAGAGCGGCAATCGTGCAGATTGGTTGGAAAACACATGCC ATATTCAGCATCACAGCTGTAGCCATCATAGGAACTTGCCTCATCCTGCTTGTCATTGCCAAGATTCGCAACTCAAGTTCATGA
- a CDS encoding Rad60-SLD-2 domain-containing protein yields MSAPAESTMSGGKAVPEETSRLEQPNDAVALDNIDQPSQQAPLDPARDTDKADNNAASNEPSSSTAAPTTSENPEQSNTAAPPSPKGKEKEMAPPPPTKQDSNLGIGPAVDDIKAVAGGSSDGPVCNITLLLTSGSRHPYKIDAKYLNRRNVDIPDQTESGQPDPFSISIYTLKELILREWRNDWEAKPASPSSIRLIHFGKLLDDKEQLKKYQLSTESPNVIHMSIRPQDLDEEEPKAGNKNLSSGGGDGQRSRGSGCCVVL; encoded by the exons ATGTCGGCTCCAGCGGAATCCACCATGAGCGGTGGTAAAGCCGTACCAGAAGAGACCTCACGACTCGAACAGCCTAATGACGCTGTCGCCCTTGACAACATAGACCAGCCATCTCAACAGGCGCCCCTCGATCCCGCACGCGACACTGATAAGGCGGACAACAACGCTGCTTCAAACgagccatcgtcgtcgacagcCGCACCAACAACATCCGAGAACCCCGAGCAGTCAAACACCGCAGCACCTCCCTCGCCAAAGggcaaggaaaaggagatggctcctccgccgcctACGAAGCAGGACTCTAACTTGGGTATTGGACCTGctgtcgacgacatcaaggcTGTTGCCGGGGGCTCGTCTGATGGTCCTGTTTGCAACATTACTCTTCTCCTGACATCGGGAAGTCGACACCCTTACAAGATCGACGCCAAGTATTTGAACCGGAGGAATGTGGATATTCCAGACCAGACGGAGAGCGGACAGCCGGATCCTttcagcatcagcatctaCACCCTCAAGGAGCTGATACTTCGTGAATGGCGAAATGATTGGGAAGCTAAGCCTGCTAGTCCCAGCAGCATCAGACTTATCCATTTTGGAAAACTATTAGATGATAAGGAGCAGTTGAAGA AGTACCAGCTGAGCACGGAGAGCCCCAATGTGATACATATGAGCATTCGGCCACAggatcttgatgaggaagaaCCCAAGGCTGGAAACAAGAATCTCTCGTCAGGGGGCGGCGATGGGCAGCGATCTCGAGGGTCAGGCTGCTGTGTGGTATTATAG
- a CDS encoding AP complex subunit beta — protein MFLAYIPPTTTYSSRLKSPQGKVAELRLELNSGGKKDKNYSSKKIALKKIVANMTMSNNDMVALFPDIIGCMGIQSLEIKKMCFLFLVNYARMRPEIAVKAIPVLEHDMEDHNPLVRALALRTMSYIHVREFVEATVPLVKHMLKDGDPYVRKTAAFCVAKLYDHDRHMVENSDLIDRLNSLLRDDNPTVVASALAGLMDIWERSDAIKLTIDYNNASKMVAILPDCSEWGQTYILEALMSYVPQESGEAVLLAERISPRLSHSNSSVVLTCIRVILYLMNYIADQKQISALCRKLSPPLVTLLAKGPEVQYLALRNALLILQRRPEVLRNDIRVFFCKYNDPIYVKVTKLELIFMLANEDNIDEVLTELREYATEIDVHFVRKAVRAIGKLAIKIEPAARRCINLLLELVATKVTYIVQEATVVIRNIFRKYPNQYESIISTLCEHLDSLDEPEAKAAMVWVIGQYADRIENSDALLEDFLYSFAEEPVEVQLALLTATVKLFIQRPTKGQELVPKVLKWATEETDNPDLRDRAYMYWRLLSTDMNAARQIVMGDKPAITAESERLDSATLEEMCLNVGTLATVYLKPVQTVFRSARPRKLQDSPALQKQNLLVAADSQKSISMFGHAGQPTDMDPRSRTAMTSNGQGNIAQAVNDADAYFSSIGTQQMASMRIDQGDDVFGGGNGHSTGYVVSAHAPQAVLQPAQGAGSNGDLLVL, from the exons ATGTTTCTCGCATACATtccgccgacgacgacgtaTAGTTCGAGGCTAAAATCTCCGCAGGGCAAAGTAGCCGAGCTACGCCTCGAGCTGAACAGTGGAGgaaagaaggacaagaactATTCGTCCAAGAAGATTGCGCTCAAGAAGATTGTCGCCAACATGACAATGAGCAACAACGATATGGTGGCTCTGTTCCCTGACATCATCGGATGCATGGGTATCCAGAGCTTGGAAATTAAGAAGAT GTGCTTCCTATTCCTGGTCAACTACGCAAGGATGAGACCCGAAATTGCCGTCAAGGCTATCCCTGTGTTGGAACAT GATATGGAAGACCACAACCCCCTAGTGCGAGCACTGGCTCTTCGCACAATGTCCTATATTCATGTGCGAGAGTTTGTCGAGGCGACTGTACCGCTGGTCAAGCATATGCTCAAGGACGGTGACCCCTATGTTCGAAAGACGGCGGCGTTTTGCGTGGCGAAGCTTTATGATCATGATCGACATATGGTGGAGAATTCAGATCTTATTGATCGCCTAAACTCTCTGCTGAGAGATGATAACCCTACGGTAGTCGCAAGTGCGTTGGCTGGTTTAATGGATATCTGGGAACGCAGTGATGCCATCAAACTCACCATTGACTACAACAATGCCTCCAAGATGGTGGCCATTCTCCCTGACTGTTCTGA ATGGGGTCAGACGTAtatcctcgaggccctcaTGTCATACGTACCACAGGAATCTGGAGAGGCGGTATTGCTGGCCGAGCGGATATCTCCACGACTCTCGCATTCTAATTCGTCCGTCGTGTTGACCTGCATTCGGGTGATTCTGTATCTGATGAATTATATCGCCGACCAAAAGCAGATCTCGGCTCTCTGCAGGAAACTGTCGCCCCCTCTGGTTACACTTCTTGCCAAGGGGCCCGAGGTCCAGTATCTCGCTCTTCGAAATGCCCTTCTCATTCTCCAGCGACGACCAGAAGTCTTGCGGAATGACATTCGAGTCTTTTTCTGCAAGTACAACGACCCCATCTATGTCAAGGTCACCAAGCTTGAACTCATCTTTATGCTCGCCAACGAGGACAATATCGATGAAGTCTTGACAGAGCTGCGCGAGTACGCCACCGAGATTGACGTTCACTTTGTGCGCAAGGCGGTGCGTGCGATTGGAAAGCTTGCCATCAAGATTGAGCCAGCAGCGCGACGGTGTATCAacctgctccttgagcttgtagCAACCAAGGTCACGTACATCGTGCAGGAGGCTACAGTGGTTATCCGAAACATCTTCCGCAAATACCCCAACCAGTACGAGTCTATTATCAGCACCTTGTGCGAGCACCTCGACTCCCTGGACGAGCCTGAGGCGAAAGCGGCTATGGTGTGGGTGATTGGCCAGTACGCAGATCGAATCGAGAACAGCGATGCTTTGCTGGAAGACTTTTTGTACTCGTTTGCCGAGGAGCCAGTCGAGGTCCAGCTGGCCTTGCTCACGGCGACGGTGAAGCTCTTTATCCAGCGACCAACTAAGGGACAAGAGCTGGTGCCTAAGGTCCTGAAGTGGGCGACGGAGGAGACAGACAACCCTGATCTTCGAGACAGGGCGTACATGTACTGGCGGCTATTGTCTACGGATATGAACGCTGCGAGGCAGATTGTGATGGGCGACAAGCCAGCGATCACGGCCGAGTCAGAACGACTCGACTCGGCGACATTGGAGGAGATGTGTCTCAACGTGGGCACTCTGGCGACGGTGTACCTTAAGCCGGTCCAGACCGTCTTCAGATCGGCGCGGCCCCGGAAGCTTCAGGACTCGCCGGCTCTGCAGAAGCAGAATCTCCTCGTGGCGGCGGACAGTCAGAAGAGCATCAGCATGTTTGGCCACGCCGGGCAGCCGACGGACATGGACCCCAGGAGCCGGACTGCAATGACGAGCAACGGTCAAGGGAACATTGCGCAGGCGGTCAACGATGCGGACGCATACTTCTCGAGCATCGGCACGCAACAGATGGCGTCAATGCGCATCGACCAAGGGGATGATGTGTTTGGAGGAGGTAATGGCCACTCGACCGGGTACGTGGTGAGCGCGCATGCCCCTCAGGCGGTTCTCCAACCAGCCCAGGGCGCAGGCAGTAATGGTGATCTTCTAGTGCTATGA
- a CDS encoding ER membrane protein complex subunit 4, whose amino-acid sequence MSAQSSNAPSWVSQLEHPPAAKAKVAGVQDPPGFSSGAAVSHSKKQNKDAKVQPRKPPTAEEMDTLKLKKAWEVALAPVKGLPMTGFMMYMSGNSLQIFSIMMVFMAFKNPLMGLVNTNQALERFQTENNSAQMLQVKFVYVACQLLALAVGVWKINGMGLLPTTRSDWLMWEVQREPLEHAVAAL is encoded by the exons ATGTCTGCCCAGTCATCCAACGCCCCTTCCTGGGTTTCGCAGCTCGAACATCCTCCTGCcgcaaaggccaaggtggcAGGTGTCCAGGACCCTCCAGGCTTCAGCTCCGGAGCCGCCGTATCCCACTCCAAG AAGCAGAacaaggatgccaaggttCAGCCACGCAAGCCCCCGACCGCCGAAGAGATGGATACcctgaagctcaagaaggcatGGGAGGTCGCGTTGGCTCCCGTCAAGGGACTCCCGATGACGGGCTTCATGATGTACATGTCGGGCAACTCTCTCCAGATCTTCAGCATCATGATGGTCTTTATGGCTTTCAAGAACCCCTTGATGGGTCTGGTCAACACGAACCAGGCACTCGAGCGATTCCAGACAGAGAACAACTCGGCCCAGATGTTGCAGGTCAAGTTCGTATACGTGGCATGCCAGCTTCTTGCACTGGCTGTTGGAGTTTGGAAGATCAATGGCATGGGCCTATTGCC AACAACACGATCAGACTGGTTGATGTGGGAGGTGCAGAGGGAACCTTTGGAACACGCTGTGGCAGCGTTATAA
- a CDS encoding MFS domain-containing protein — translation MEGSSKNHPTTDASSPVGHDENPNAEMGESNISVAPERGAEKPNESTVRKPAEHADQTILNDPESMSRVSSGPPYSSFSKNTKRWITAMVTTASFVSPLTANIYFPALNPIAEDLDVSVSLINITLTSYMIFQGLSPTIFGDLGDMAGRRPAYILAFLIYICANIGLALQRNYVALLVLRCLQSAGSSGTLVLGFAVIADISSTAERGKYMGIVGAGINVGPALGPVLGGVLSQFLGWPAIFWFCTIFAVSWLVPWVLSAPETCRNVVGNGSIAPQRWNRSLLDLYKHRDDATSQNIPKREFKFPNPLKTLGIVFEKEMALILFINAMIYLGFILVAATMSTLFKEIYGYNDLEVGLCYLPYGAGCAGAVVAQGYVLDWNYRRIAKSIGFTIDRRRGDDLARFPIETARIQPLYPTLFLGIGALIAYGWALEVETSVAVPLVLVFLIGMLIPTSFSVLNTLIVDLNPQAPATATAANNLVRCLFGAAATAAIDSMIKGMGRGWCFTFLALINLALMPALRLLDKRGLQWRAARAKREVSNAAA, via the coding sequence ATGGAAGGGAGCAGCAAGAATCACCCAACAACCGACGCTAGCAGCcctgttggccatgatgagaatCCCAACGCAGAGATGGGCGAATCGAACATATCAGTAGCGCCCGAGCGCGGGGCTGAGAAGCCTAACGAATCGACCGTTCGGAAGCCTGCAGAGCATGCGGACCAGACCATCTTGAACGACCCAGAAAGCATGTCAAGAGTCTCGAGTGGACCGCCCTacagcagcttctccaagaacACCAAGCGATGGATCACGGCCATGGTGACAACCGCAAGCTTTGTTTCACCCCTGACCGCCAACATTTATTTTCCAGCCCTAAACCCAATCGCCGAAGACCTGGACGTTTCCGTTTCGCTTATCAATATCACGTTGACGTCTTACATGATCTTTCAGGGGCTGTCCCCCACCATCTTTGGGGACCTTGGTGACATGGCAGGACGTCGACCAGCCTACATCCTGGCCTTCCTGATATACATCTGCGCGAATATTGGGCTCGCCCTACAGCGGAATTATGTCGCGTTACTGGTATTACGATGTCTTCAGAGTGCCGGGAGTAGCGGGACCCTAGTGCTCGGTTTCGCCGTGATTGCAGACATCTCGTCGACGGCTGAGAGGGGCAAGTACATGGGAATTGTGGGTGCTGGTATCAACGTCGGACCAGCACTGGGACCAGTGTTGGGGGGTGTGCTGAGCCAGTTTCTCGGATGGCCTGCCATTTTTTGGTTCTGTACCATCTTCGCTGTCTCATGGCTCGTTCCTTGGGTCCTCTCAGCCCCAGAAACGTGCCGGAATGTGGTTGGTAATGGGTCGATAGCACCGCAGCGATGGAACAGGTCACTTCTGGACCTCTACAAGCATCGCGATGACGCTACATCCCAGAACATTCCCAAGCGGGAGTTCAAGTTTCCTAACCCCCTGAAAACCTTGGGCATTGTGTTCGAAAAAGAGATGGCTCTCATCCTgttcatcaacgccatgatATATCTTGGTTTCATCCTAGTGGCAGCAACCATGTCCACCCTGTTCAAAGAGATATACGGATACAACGACCTCGAGGTCGGACTCTGCTACCTCCCCTACGGCGCTGGATGCGCTGGCGCGGTCGTTGCTCAAGGGTATGTCCTGGACTGGAATTATCGCCGCATTGCAAAAAGCATTGGCTTCACCATCGAtcgccgtcgaggagatGATCTCGCAAGATTCCCCATAGAGACTGCCCGGATCCAGCCTTTGTACCCTACACTGTTTCTCGGCATTGGGGCTCTTATTGCATATGGTTGGGCGTTGGAGGTTGAGACATCAGTTGCCGTACCGCTGGTCTTAGTGTTTCTCATTGGCATGCTGATTCCAACGTCGTTCAGCGTCCTCAACACGCTGATCGTTGATCTCAACCCCCAGGCGCCCGCAACTGCCACTGCGGCTAATAACCTAGTGCGGTGCTTGTTTGGAGCCGCGGCAACGGCAGCCATTGACTCTATGATCAAGGGCATGGGCAGGGGTTGGTGCTTTACATTCCTTGCGCTGATCAACCTGGCGTTGATGCCTGCTCTGAGGCTGCTAGACAAGAGAGGTCTGCAATGGAGAGCAGCAAGGGCGAAAAGAGAAGTATCAAACGCAGCGGCTTGA